A region from the Rosa rugosa chromosome 6, drRosRugo1.1, whole genome shotgun sequence genome encodes:
- the LOC133716992 gene encoding uncharacterized protein LOC133716992, whose amino-acid sequence MPLYVAVNVYLAPINSSSSRNTGELDFSSCYTHHSFFGQLKTTYFTQKDKWDLNELIAICVQEEDRIKRDGPLVVNLISKSKWKGKGKAVASSAVNSGEGTSGTKPYKLGPKKSVNSKGKKPGVFKCFFCKKEGHMKKNCQGFKDWMAKKGLSKQESSKEK is encoded by the exons ATGCCTTTGTATGTTGCTGTAAATGTTTATCTTGCTCCGATTAACTCCAGCAGCAGCAGGAACACCGG AGAACTGGACTTTTCTTCTTGCTATACACATCATTCCTTTTTTGGTCAATTGAAGACCACTTATTTTACACAGAAGGATAAGTGGGATTTGAATGAGCTAATAGCGATATGTGTGCAAGAGGAAGATAGGATCAAGAGGGATGGACCACTTGTTGTGAATCTGATCTCAAAGTCGAAATGGAAGGGAAAAGGCAAAGCTGTTGCCTCTAGTGCAGTTAATTCTGGAGAAGGTACCAGTGGGACCAAGCCTTACAAACTTGGCCCCAAGAAATCTGTGAACAGCAAGGGTAAGAAACCGGGAGTCTTCAAATGCTTCTTTTGTAAAAAGGAAGGTCATATGAAGAAAAATTGCCAGGGATTCAAGGATTGGATGGCAAAGAAGG GGCTTTCTAAGCAAGAGAGCTCCAAGGAAAAATGA
- the LOC133718277 gene encoding probable NADH dehydrogenase [ubiquinone] 1 alpha subcomplex subunit 5, mitochondrial, whose protein sequence is MFLRAIARPLMARVKQTTGIVGLDVVPNAREVLIELYSKTLKEIQAVPEDEGYRKAVESFTRQRLQVCREEEDWEAIEKRLGCGQVEELIEEARDELTLIGKMIEWDPWGVPDDYECEVIENDAPVPKHVPIHRPGPLPEEFYKTLRGLGSDQTKLDEAKATSIDSESKA, encoded by the exons ATGTTCCTCCGAGCGATCGCACGGCCGCTGATGGCCAGGGTGAAGCAGACGACGGGGATCGTAGGGCTGGACGTGGTCCCCAACGCAAGGGAGGTACTGATCGAGCTCTACTCCAAAACCCTAAAGGAGATCCAGGCCGTCCCCGAGGACGAAGGCTACCGCAAAGCCGTCGAGAGCTTCACTCGGCAGCGCCTCCAGGTCTGCCGCGAAGAGGAGGACTGGGAGGCCATCGAGAAGAGGCTCGGCTGCGGCCAGGTCGAGGAGCTCATCGAGGAGGCGCGTGACGAGCTCACGCTCATCGGAAAGATGATCG AGTGGGATCCATGGGGTGTTCCTGATGATTACGAGTGTGAGGTGATCGAGAATGATGCTCCAGTCCCCAAACACGTGCCTATTCACCGACCTGGCCCTCTTCCTGAGGAGTTTTACAAAACTCTGCGGGGTCTTGGTTCAGACCAAACAAAGTTGGATGAGGCTAAGGCCACCTCAATTGACTCTGAATCAAAGGCATAA